The following coding sequences lie in one Methylotenera versatilis 301 genomic window:
- the epsA gene encoding XrtB/PEP-CTERM-associated transcriptional regulator EpsA, with translation MQHIKNDNKYRKNQNPIEPNLSEKIFSIIASSYSINKHIDFYNWLQTSVAEVLPHNMLLACWGDFDSNSQKFNFNYDVSSNLANIRTQALFDSPEKTDALMRQLHKTWSANHCRWLTVNNLDNVDGNDEIKSKLPDIFNEFKSLLVYGLSDLRANNDCLYVFFSTDSTFNVQDSLMGLLMPHIDNVLRKIQHIEPVDASEAESVSVIKSYNLSVRELEIIDWVKQGKTDSEIAMILFISQNTVKSHLKHVFEKLNVSRRAQAVAKLSYS, from the coding sequence TTGCAGCACATTAAAAATGATAATAAATATAGAAAAAATCAAAATCCCATAGAGCCAAATTTATCTGAAAAAATATTTTCGATTATTGCCTCTTCATACAGCATTAATAAACATATTGATTTTTATAACTGGCTACAAACCAGTGTGGCTGAGGTTTTACCGCATAATATGCTACTGGCTTGCTGGGGTGATTTTGATAGCAACTCGCAAAAATTTAACTTTAATTATGATGTCTCTTCCAATTTAGCGAACATCCGCACTCAAGCTTTATTTGATTCCCCAGAAAAAACTGATGCGCTTATGCGCCAGTTACACAAGACTTGGTCGGCTAATCATTGCCGATGGCTGACTGTCAATAATCTTGACAATGTCGATGGAAATGACGAAATCAAATCAAAACTTCCCGACATATTTAACGAATTTAAATCATTACTCGTCTACGGTTTAAGTGATTTGCGCGCGAATAACGATTGTCTATATGTTTTCTTTAGTACAGATTCTACGTTTAATGTACAAGACTCATTAATGGGACTGCTAATGCCGCATATTGATAACGTACTTAGAAAAATTCAACACATTGAACCAGTAGACGCTTCGGAAGCTGAAAGTGTATCCGTGATCAAATCGTACAATCTGAGTGTGCGTGAATTAGAAATAATAGATTGGGTAAAGCAGGGTAAGACTGATAGCGAAATCGCAATGATTTTGTTCATCAGCCAAAATACAGTGAAAAGTCATCTGAAGCATGTTTTTGAAAAGCTAAACGTCTCAAGAAGAGCGCAAGCTGTCGCTAAATTAAGCTATAGCTAA